From the genome of Virgibacillus siamensis, one region includes:
- the addA gene encoding helicase-exonuclease AddAB subunit AddA produces the protein MVKWTKEQEQAIYTAGRDVLVAAAAGSGKTAVLVERIIQKLLNQKSPVDIDSLLVVTFTNAAAQEMRNRVGKALEHALAQDPSSNHLKKQLSLLQRASISTLHSFCLDVVKQYAYLLDIDPAFRIANDMEADLIKQEVIDDLFEDWYGADGPEQQRFFSVVDRFSSDRSDTDVEELVLDLYTFAMQNPWPERWLEELAEVYNIPSEWKESELSWLSIMKREVRNQLEAMREEVNLAMELTKESDGPYHYADAIESDALSLEEALAKVGSWNDLQAHFSDSSFAKLSGKRVDCDEAKKEQVKNLRNSYKKRWNDMKDNWFSRNLEGHAADMQELAPVIKQLTELVKQFKERFTEQKRERGIVDFSDLEHYCLQLLCDDASTPENIVPSGVATALQEQFTELLVDEYQDTNLVQETILTLISDQAGPGNMFMVGDVKQSIYRFRHAEPSLFIDKYKRFAGEENPAERIDLASNFRSREQVLAGANYIFRQILDEELGEIAYDQDAELIYANKMYDSLPYSEPKPELIVIDREAPEEKEEVSPEEEDYRDLEKAQLEARAYAEKIKAWIGWEDTDSLQVYDKNTDTQRDIQYRDIVILMRSMTWAPTIVDELKKQGIPVYAELSTGYFEAIEVKIMINVLKVIDNPRQDIPLASVLKSPIVGLDEEELASVRLADKRGNYFDALHAYQKKNTGATSKKISRFLEQMESFRLAARQGALSELIWQIFRETGYYDFVGGMPGGRQRQANLRALYDRARGYETTSFRGLFRFLRFIERMEERGDDLGAARALSEQEDVVRIMTIHKSKGLEFPVVILGAMDKQFNQQDLRQRYLLHKDLGFASKYIDPVKRITYPTLYYHALQKEKLRELLAEEMRVLYVAMTRAKEKLVMVGNVASFEKKQQKWERILDHAEWILPAHYRIESKTYLDWVGPALIRHQSNDVLRTEDVKDKVLEAIRIDPSEWKVTIVHGSSLVNLDESDAEAELERKENIIGWEPLDLEDEDLDEEVNKRLSYSYPYREAAISRAKQTVTEIKRQRELKDEYSSDQLVQPFRPPITRRPAFMQKQRTITAAERGTAMHTVMQHIPMNKPLRAAEIEEFVEGLTAREILTPQEAEVIDTATIEQFYQTEIAERIMDASSIYREVPFSLSLSAKDVYANWSSDTNEQVLVQGVIDCVIPADDGWIILDYKTDAIHEEVNDQVKEKLTKRYETQMDLYRHAIEQIWNEPVKETYLYFFARQLVLKV, from the coding sequence ATGGTTAAGTGGACAAAGGAACAGGAACAGGCGATTTACACAGCTGGCAGAGATGTACTTGTTGCAGCCGCGGCCGGCTCTGGAAAAACAGCCGTTCTGGTGGAGCGGATTATTCAAAAATTACTAAACCAGAAAAGTCCGGTTGACATAGATTCATTGCTCGTTGTAACTTTTACGAATGCTGCCGCACAGGAAATGCGGAATCGGGTTGGAAAAGCGCTTGAACATGCGCTGGCACAGGATCCGTCATCCAATCATTTAAAAAAGCAACTGTCCCTGCTGCAGCGGGCATCCATTTCAACACTTCATTCCTTCTGTCTGGATGTTGTTAAACAATACGCATACTTGCTTGATATCGATCCCGCATTCCGCATTGCCAATGACATGGAAGCAGACTTGATAAAGCAGGAAGTAATTGATGACTTATTTGAAGACTGGTATGGTGCAGACGGTCCTGAACAGCAGCGTTTTTTCTCGGTAGTCGACCGTTTTTCCAGTGACCGCAGTGATACAGATGTGGAGGAACTGGTACTGGATTTATATACATTTGCCATGCAAAATCCGTGGCCGGAGCGATGGCTGGAGGAGCTTGCAGAAGTCTATAATATCCCTTCTGAATGGAAGGAATCAGAATTATCCTGGCTTTCCATTATGAAACGTGAAGTGCGAAATCAACTGGAAGCGATGCGTGAAGAAGTGAACCTGGCCATGGAGCTTACAAAAGAAAGCGATGGTCCATACCATTATGCAGATGCGATTGAATCAGATGCGCTCAGCCTTGAGGAAGCATTAGCCAAGGTTGGTTCGTGGAATGATCTTCAGGCACACTTTTCGGATAGTTCCTTTGCGAAATTATCCGGCAAACGGGTGGACTGTGATGAAGCCAAAAAAGAACAGGTGAAAAACCTCCGCAACAGCTATAAAAAACGCTGGAATGACATGAAGGACAACTGGTTCAGCCGGAATCTGGAAGGTCATGCAGCTGACATGCAGGAGCTCGCTCCTGTAATTAAACAGCTAACTGAATTGGTGAAGCAATTTAAGGAAAGGTTTACCGAGCAAAAACGTGAACGTGGAATTGTTGACTTTTCCGACCTGGAGCATTACTGTTTGCAGCTATTATGTGACGATGCATCGACACCGGAAAATATTGTGCCGTCAGGTGTTGCCACAGCACTACAGGAACAATTCACCGAACTTCTTGTCGATGAATATCAGGATACAAACCTGGTCCAGGAAACTATTTTAACGCTAATCAGCGACCAAGCCGGCCCGGGGAATATGTTCATGGTTGGTGATGTCAAACAGAGTATTTACCGATTCCGTCATGCTGAGCCATCACTGTTTATCGATAAATATAAACGCTTTGCCGGGGAAGAGAATCCGGCAGAGCGCATTGATCTGGCCAGTAATTTCCGGAGTCGTGAACAAGTACTTGCCGGTGCCAATTATATTTTCAGGCAGATTTTAGATGAGGAACTTGGCGAAATTGCATATGATCAGGATGCCGAACTGATTTACGCCAACAAAATGTATGATTCACTGCCATATTCTGAACCGAAGCCGGAATTAATTGTGATTGACCGGGAAGCACCTGAAGAAAAAGAGGAAGTATCCCCGGAAGAAGAGGATTACCGGGATCTGGAGAAAGCACAGCTTGAAGCACGCGCCTATGCCGAAAAAATCAAAGCCTGGATCGGCTGGGAGGATACTGATTCGCTGCAGGTTTATGATAAAAACACGGACACACAGCGTGATATTCAATATCGTGACATCGTAATTCTGATGCGTTCGATGACATGGGCACCAACGATTGTGGATGAATTGAAAAAACAGGGAATCCCCGTTTATGCGGAGCTTTCCACTGGTTACTTTGAAGCAATTGAAGTGAAAATCATGATTAATGTCCTCAAAGTAATCGATAATCCAAGACAGGATATTCCACTTGCATCCGTTCTGAAGTCGCCGATTGTCGGACTGGATGAGGAAGAGCTGGCATCTGTAAGACTTGCTGATAAGCGCGGAAACTATTTTGATGCACTCCACGCTTATCAGAAAAAAAATACTGGAGCTACATCCAAAAAAATCAGCCGGTTTCTTGAACAGATGGAAAGCTTTCGGCTTGCAGCAAGACAAGGGGCATTGTCTGAATTAATCTGGCAAATATTCCGGGAAACCGGATATTACGATTTTGTCGGTGGTATGCCGGGCGGACGCCAGCGCCAGGCTAATCTTCGGGCATTGTACGATCGGGCAAGGGGTTATGAAACAACCTCATTCCGCGGTTTGTTCCGGTTTCTTCGCTTTATTGAGCGGATGGAAGAGCGCGGTGATGACCTGGGTGCAGCACGGGCATTAAGTGAACAGGAAGATGTCGTCCGGATTATGACGATTCATAAAAGTAAAGGACTTGAATTTCCGGTTGTTATTTTAGGAGCAATGGACAAACAGTTTAATCAGCAGGATTTGCGCCAGCGGTATTTGCTGCACAAAGATCTCGGGTTTGCAAGCAAGTATATTGATCCGGTAAAACGGATTACGTATCCGACGTTGTACTACCATGCTTTGCAAAAGGAGAAACTTCGTGAACTGCTTGCCGAGGAAATGCGAGTTCTGTATGTGGCAATGACCCGTGCAAAGGAAAAACTTGTCATGGTCGGCAATGTCGCATCATTCGAAAAGAAACAGCAGAAATGGGAGCGTATTTTAGACCATGCTGAGTGGATACTGCCCGCCCATTACCGGATTGAGTCGAAAACATATCTGGATTGGGTCGGACCGGCTTTAATACGACACCAGTCGAATGATGTTTTGCGAACGGAAGATGTGAAAGATAAAGTGCTGGAAGCAATCCGGATTGACCCATCCGAATGGAAGGTAACCATTGTACATGGCAGCTCACTGGTTAATTTGGATGAATCCGATGCAGAAGCGGAACTGGAACGGAAAGAAAATATAATCGGGTGGGAGCCATTGGATCTGGAGGACGAGGATCTTGACGAAGAGGTTAATAAGCGGCTTTCATACAGCTATCCATATCGGGAAGCAGCGATTTCCCGGGCCAAGCAAACCGTTACGGAAATTAAACGGCAGCGGGAGTTGAAGGATGAATACAGCTCGGATCAGCTGGTACAGCCATTCCGTCCACCGATTACCAGAAGACCTGCATTCATGCAAAAGCAGCGAACGATTACAGCCGCAGAACGCGGAACTGCCATGCATACTGTGATGCAGCATATCCCGATGAATAAGCCGTTGCGTGCAGCGGAAATTGAAGAATTTGTTGAAGGGTTGACTGCCCGCGAAATTTTGACACCGCAGGAAGCGGAAGTAATTGATACTGCGACGATTGAGCAATTTTACCAGACCGAAATTGCGGAACGAATCATGGATGCATCAAGCATCTACCGGGAAGTTCCATTCAGTCTGTCACTATCCGCTAAAGATGTTTATGCCAATTGGTCAAGTGATACGAATGAACAGGTGCTGGTCCAGGGTGTGATTGACTGTGTCATCCCTGCAGATGATGGCTGGATCATCCTGGATTATAAGACTGATGCCATTCATGAGGAAGTAAATGATCAAGTGAAAGAAAAACTGACCAAACGGTATGAAACACAAATGGATCTGTACCGGCACGCAATTGAACAGATCTGGAATGAACCGGTGAAGGAAACATATCTGTATTTCTTCGCCCGCCAGCTTGTGCTGAAAGTCTAA